CAGTCCCCAACCTCGGTGCGTCCGGCGCGATCGCCGGCGTCCTCGGCGCCTACTTCCTGCTCTTCCCGCGCGCGCGCGTGGTCACGCTCCTGCCGCTGTTCGTCATCTTCACCGTGGTGGAGATCCCCGCCGTGGTCTTCCTCGGGCTCTGGTTCCTGCTCCAGTTCCTGAGCGGCGCGGCGTCGCTCGGGCGCGCGACCCTGTCCGGCGGCGTCGCGTGGTGGGCGCACGTCGGAGGGTTCGTCGCGGGGATGGTCTTCCTCAAGACGTTCATCGGGCGGGGCGGGAAGGGCCGCGCGGCAACGGTTTGAACATCCCGGATCGTCCGTTTAGTTCTTGACACCGGCGCTTCTTTCGGGGTTAATGAATCCAACTTGAACACGCTCTGTACCGGCGTTATTCCCGGGATCCGGGGAGTGCAAAAAATCTTTTCTAGGAGGTTCGGCAGATGACGAAGGCGGAACTGGTCGAAGCTGTTCGCGCGGACGCGGGGATCGGGAAAGGACAGGCGGAGGCGGCCGTCGAGGCGTTCCTCGGCGCGGTCACCAAGAGCCTCAAGAAGGGGGAGAAGCTCACCCTCACCGGCTTCGGGACGTTCAGCGTCAGCAACCGGAAGGCCCGCACGGGGCGCAATCCCCAGACCGGCGAAACCATCAAGATCAAGGCGGCCAAGGTTCCCAAGTTCAGCGCGGGAAAGGCCCTCAAGGAAGCGGTTGGCGGGAAGAAGAAGTAACGCGCCACAGCGATTGCGGTTCCGTTTCAGCCTCGCGCCCCGGCCGACCACGCAACGGCCGGGGCGTTTTATTGTGGAGGGGGAGCCATGTTCTCGAAGATCCTGTTGCCCTCCGACTTCTCCGAGTGCTCCGCCGAGGCGGCCCGCGCGGCGCGCCGGCTGGCGGAGCATTTCGGGTCCCGCCTGACCGTGCTGCACGTCCTCGACGAACCGGCCGCGTTCGACCCGATGTTCCGCGGCGAGGTGCCGGTGGAGCTGCTCCGCGGCCGGATGGAGCAGTACGCCCGGGAGGGGATGGAGCGGTTCGTGGACACCCATTTCCGGGGGATCCCGGACGTCGCGACCTTGACCGCCTCCGGCGTTCCGTACCGGGAGATCATCAAGACGGCGCGGGAGACGGGGGCGGGGCTGATCGTCATCGGCACGCACGGCCGCACCGGCGTCGAGCACGTGATCTTCGGCAGCACGGCGGAGAAGGTGATCCGCATGGCGCCGTGTCCCGTGCTGTCGGTCCGCCAGGGCGACCGGGAGTTCGTCCACCCGTGATTCCGCCCCACCATACTTCGCGCAGGAGGAGCGCAGCATGACGATGATCATCGATGTGCACGGAAGGCAGGTCCTCGATTCCCGCGGGAATCCCACGGTCGAGGTCGAGGTGCTGCTGGAGTCCGGGGCGGAGGGGCGCGCCATCGTTCCCTCGGGAGCGTCCACGGGGACCCGCGAGGCGGTCGAGCTGCGGGACGGCGACCCGAAGCGGTATATGGGAAAGAGCGTGGAGAAGGCGGTCCGCAACGTGAACCAGGTGATCGCGCCGAAGGTCCTGGGCTTCGACGCCGTGGACCAGGCGCTGGTCGACCGGACGCTGATCGACCTGGACGGCACGGAGAACAAGGGGAAGCTCGGCGCCAACGCGATCCTCGGCGTTTCGATGGCGGTCGCCCGCGCGGCGGCCGACGCGTGCGGCCTTCCGCTGTACCGGTACCTCGGCGGGGTCGGCGGATGCACCCTGCCGGTCCCGATGATGAACATCCTGAACGGCGGCTCCCACGCGGACAACAACGTCGACATCCAGGAGTTCATGGCGATGCCCGTGGGGGCGAAGAGCTTCTCCGGCGCGCTGCGGATGGGGGCGGAGACGTTCCACAACCTGAAGAAGGTCCTGAAAGGCAGGGGGCTGAACACGAACGTCGGCGACGAGGGGGGCTTCGCGCCGCTGCTCCGTTCGAACGCCGAGGCGATCGAGGTCATCCTCGAGGCGGTGACGAAGGCCGGGTACTCGCCGGGGAAGGACATCTGCATCGCCCTCGACGCGGCCGCCTCGGAGTTCGGGGAAAAGGGGAAGTACGTCTTCCGGAAGTCGGACGGGTCGAAGCGCGACGCGGCGCAGATGGTGAGGTTCTACGAGGACCTCTGCCGCCAGTACCCGATCATCTCCATCGAGGACGGCTTCTCGGAGGACGACTGGGCCGGGTGGAAGATGTTCACCGACGCGATGGGGAAGAAGATCCAGATCGTCGGGGACGACGTCTTCGTCACGAACCCGAAGATCCTCCGGAAGGGGATCGAAAAGGGCGTGGCCAATTCGATCCTCATCAAGCTGAACCAGGTCGGGACGGTGACCGAGACGGTCGAGGCGATCGAGACGGCCAAGCGCGCCGGGTGGACCGCCGTCGTATCGCACCGGTCCGGGGAGACGGAGGACACCACGATCGCGGACCTGGTCGTGGGGCTCTCCACCGGGCAGATCAAGACCGGATCCGCGTCGCGGACCGACCGGGTCGCCAAGTACAACCAGCTGCTGCGGATCGAGGAGGAGCTGGGGCCGGTGGCCCGCTTCGACGGGAGGGGAGTGTTCTATAATATCTGAAATGGAAAGACGGTTCGTCGCACTCGTCATCATGGACGGATGGGGCCACCGCGAGGAGACGGAAGGGAACGCGGTGGCCCTCGCCGACACCCCTTTCTTCGAGGCATCTGAACCTCGGGGCGGGCCGGGTGGTGTACCAGGATCTCGTCCGCATCACGAAATCCATCCAGACGGGCGATTTCTTCCGCAACCGGATTCTGCGCGTCGCGATGGACGCGGCCGGGAGCAAGGGCGGGGCGTTGCACCTGGTCGGGCTCCTGTCCGACGGGGGGGTGCACTCGCTGCACACCCACCTGTACGCGTTGCTGCGGATGGCGAAGGAACGGGGCGTGGGGAAGGTTTTCGTGCACCCGCTCTTCGACGGCCGGGACACGCCGCCGAAGAGCGGGATCGACCATCTCCGGGCGCTGCAGGCCGAGATCGCCGCGGTCGGGACGGGAGAGGTCGCCACCGTCATCGGGCGGTACTACGCGATGGACCGGGACAACCGGTGGGACCGCGTCGAGCGGGCGTACAAGGCGATGGTGCGGGGGGAGGGGAGGACGTTCGCCGACCCGGTCGCCGCCGTCGAGGCGTCCTACGCCGACGGGAAGACCGACGAGTTCATCGAGCCCGCGGTGATCGTCCGGGGCGGCGCGCCCGTGGGGCGGATCGCGCCGGGGGACGCGGTCATCTTCTTCAACTTCCGGGCGGACCGCGCGCGGGAGATCACCCGCGCGCTTACGCGGGAGGCGTTCGACGCCTTCCCGCGGCCGGAGCGCCTCTCCCTCCATTACGCCTGCATGACGACGTACGACGAATCGTTCGGGCTCCCCGCCGCGTTCCCCCCCCAGACGATGGACCGCATCCTCGCCGGGGTCCTGGCGGGGGCGGGATTGCGGAACCTTCGGATCGCGGAGACGGAGAAGTACGCGCACGTGACGTACTTCTTCAACGGCGGGGAGGAGAAGGTGTTCCCCGGGGAGTCCCGGATCCTGGTCCCGTCCCCGTCGGTCCCCACCTACGACCGGAAGCCGGAGATGAGCGCGTACGAAGTGGCGGAGCGCGCGGTGGCGGAGATCGGCTCCCGGAAGCACGACCTGATGATCCTCAACTTCGCCAACGGCGACATGGTCGGGCACACGGGGATCCTTCCGGCGGCGATCCAGGCGGTCGAGGCGGTCGACCGGAACCTGCAGCGGGTCGTCGAGAAGGTGTGGGAGATCGGCGGGGTCGCGCTGGTGACCGCGGACCACGGGAACGCGGAGCAGATGATCGACCCGGACACCGGCGGCCCCCACACGGCCCACACCACGAACCTCGTCCCCATGGTCCTGGCCGACCCGGGAGCGGCCGGGGTCCGCCTCCGGCCCGACCGCGCGCTGGAGGACGTCGCCCCCACGATCCTGAACCTCCTGTCCGTTCCGGTTCCCCCGGAGATGACCGGCACCGACCTGAGGGAGGTGTAATTGCCGCCCCGCGAACCGCGCCAGTCGGTCCTGGTCTTGAGCAACGACCCGTCGGTGCGGGACATGCTCGCGAACCTCCTCGCGGACGAAGGGTACCGCGTGGCCCTCGCCGGGTCCGGGACGGAGGCGCTCAAGATCGCGGCCAACTCGGTCCAGGACTTCGCCCTCGTGGAGCTGTTCCTGCCGGACTACTCCGGGGTGGAGTTCAAGCGCCGCCTCTCGCGCGTCTCCCCGAAGACCCGCGTGGTCGTGGTGTCCTCGTTCACGACGATCCGCAGCTCCGACGACGTCCTCCGGTTCGGCTCCTCCGACTTCATCCTCGACCAGCGGGAGATCCTCGAGCTGCTCCGCGCGGCGGGGGAGGCGCGCACCGCCGCCGTCCCCGCGCCTCCGGACGACCAGCGGTTCGAGCGGCTGAAGAAGTGCCTGATCGAGACGGTCGACGTGATGGTCGGGCTGCTCGAGGTGAACGACCCGTTCTTCGGCGGAAACTCCCACATCACGATGGAGTACGCCCGCTCGATCGCCGAGGAGATGAAGCTCGACCCCGAGACGATCGACGAGATCGTGGTCGGGTCGCTCCTCCACGACATCGGCAGGGTCGGGATCAAGAGCGACATCCTCGTCGGGAAGCGGGAGATCTCCGAATCCGAGTACAAGACGGTCCGTTCCCACTGCGAGAACGGCGCGAAGATCATCGAGGCGGTCGACTTCCCGTGGAAGGTCAAGCCGATCATCATCCACCACCACGAGCGGTACGACGGCAAGGGGTACCCCAGCGGCCTCAAGGGGCGCGAGATCCCCATCGGCGCGAGGATCCTGGCGGTGGTCGACGCGTTCGCGGCGATGACGGCCCACCGGCCGTACCGCAGCCGCAGCCTCACCAAGGACGAGGCGATCCAGGAGCTCCACAAGAACGTGGGGACCCAGTTCGACCCCGAGGTGGTGGAGATGTTCACCTCCGTGGTCGACCGGAAATTCTTCTTCCGCGGGATGGGCCCCAAGCCCCGCATCCTGATGGTGGACGACGAGGTCGACTACCTCACCCTCCTGAAGCTCAAGCTCGTGAACGAGGGGTTCGACGTGACCGCGGTCGACAGCGCCGAGGAGGGGCTGGCGGCGATCGAGAAGGACCCTCCGGACCTGATCGTGGCCGACGTCCTGATGCCGGGGATCGACGGGCTCGAGATGTTCCGCAGGATCCGCGCCTCGGAAGCGGCCTGGGCCGAGACTCCCCTGGTGTTCATCAGCGGGAAGGACGATCCGCAGACCAAGGTGGACGCCCTCCACCTCGGGGCCGAGGATTTTCTCGTGAAACCGGTGGACCTCAAGGTGCTGGCCGCCCGGATCCGCAACATCATCCGCCGCGACGCCAAGTGGCGCAAGGGAGGGGCGGGGTCCGCCCCGGCGTCGGGGGTGGTGGGGGACCTGAAGAACCTGAGCGTCCCCGACATCGTGCAGACCCTTCACCTGGGCCTGAAGACCGCGTGCGTGAGCGTGAAGGGAAAGTCGGGCGAAGGCAGGATATACTTCGAGAACGGGCGGATCCGCCACTCGGAGCTGGGGAACCTTTCCGGGGAGGCGGCGTTCTACGAGATGCTGCGGTGGCAGGAGGGGCCGTTCGTCATCGCGCACGGCCAGACGACCAAGCTCCGGACGATCGAGATGGACGAGATGCAGCTCATGATGGAGGGGCTGCGGCGTCTCGACGAGGAGAAGAAGGAAGAACCGGCGGGATGACGATGTTCCGGAAAGACCGGAGAAAGAGGGAGCGGTACAATCCAGTGGCCACCGTTGTGTTCACCGTCCGTAGCGGCAAGGATCCCAGCAAGGTCTCATCCCCCGTGACCGGGACCGTCCGGGACTTCTCCCCGTCGGGGATGTCCGTCATCACCCCCCGGATCGCCCCGGACGGCATCCACATCATGTACGACACCCTGATGACCTTCCGGAACCGGGTCGACGCGACGATCCTGCCGGAAGGGAGGCCCCCGATCCGCGTGCAGGGGATCGTGGCCTGGTTCCGCGGCGCGGACACCCCCCCGGGGTTCTACATCTTCGGTATGCAATTCGACCAGGAAGCCCCCGCCATCGAGGAGCTGCGGCTCTCCGGGCGGGCCGGCCACGAGCCGACCACCGATCGTTGATCCGGTAGCCGGAATCGACTAAACTATAAAGTTTCCGCGCCGTTCCCGGGTGCGAGAGTGGCGGAATGGCAGACGCGCCGGATTTAGGATCCGGTGGGCAACCGTGAGGGTTCAAGTCCCTCCTCTCGCACCAGGAAAAGCCGCGGGACCCCTATTAACCGACAGGAGCGCATCGAGGCGATGAAAACCAGCGTGGACGTGGTGTCCGGAGTCGAACGGAAGATCAACGTGGAGATCCCCGCGGACGAGGTGTCCCGCCGGGTCGAGGAGGAGTTCGTCGAGCTCCGGAAGGTGGTCCCCCTCAAGGGGTTCCGCAAGGGAAAGGCGCCGCTGGACATGGTGAAGCGCCTCTTCCGGGAATCGGTCGAGGCGGAGGTGTCGGAGCGGCTGATGAAGGAAGCGCTCGCCGACGTGGTGAAGGAGAAGGAGCTGAAGGTCCTCTCGATGGGGGGAGTGGACGGGGCGAAGCTGGTCCCGGGCCGCGACTTCGTCTTCTCCGCGACCGTCGAGGTGATCCCGGAGGTCACGGCCGCGTCGTACAAGGGGATCCCCGTGACGCGGGAGAAGGTGGAAATATCCGAAGGGGACGTGGACGCGGCGGTGGAGCGGCTCCGGGAGTCGCTCGCGCAGTTCCACGCGATCGAGGGCCGGGGGGCGGCCGAGGGGGACCTCGCGGAGTTCTCGTTCACCGCGACGTCCGGCGGCGTCCGGGTCGACGGGAACGAGTCGGCGTCGGTCGTCCTCTCCGGCGGCGTCCCGTTCGGGGCGGATTTCGAGCGGGCGATGCTGGGGGTCGTCCCGGGGGATTCCCGGTCGTTCGAGGTCGCCTACCCGGCGGAGCATTCCAACCCGAAGCTCGCCGGGAAGAAGGTGGTGTTCGATGTCCGGGTCGCCGGCGTCAAGGAGAAGAGGCTCCCCGCGCTGGACGAGGAGTTCGCGAAGAATTTCGGGGACGTGTCCGGCCTGGACGACCTGAAGAACAGGATGCGCGACCGGCTGCGGGCCGAGGCGGA
The nucleotide sequence above comes from Deltaproteobacteria bacterium. Encoded proteins:
- a CDS encoding response regulator, producing MPPREPRQSVLVLSNDPSVRDMLANLLADEGYRVALAGSGTEALKIAANSVQDFALVELFLPDYSGVEFKRRLSRVSPKTRVVVVSSFTTIRSSDDVLRFGSSDFILDQREILELLRAAGEARTAAVPAPPDDQRFERLKKCLIETVDVMVGLLEVNDPFFGGNSHITMEYARSIAEEMKLDPETIDEIVVGSLLHDIGRVGIKSDILVGKREISESEYKTVRSHCENGAKIIEAVDFPWKVKPIIIHHHERYDGKGYPSGLKGREIPIGARILAVVDAFAAMTAHRPYRSRSLTKDEAIQELHKNVGTQFDPEVVEMFTSVVDRKFFFRGMGPKPRILMVDDEVDYLTLLKLKLVNEGFDVTAVDSAEEGLAAIEKDPPDLIVADVLMPGIDGLEMFRRIRASEAAWAETPLVFISGKDDPQTKVDALHLGAEDFLVKPVDLKVLAARIRNIIRRDAKWRKGGAGSAPASGVVGDLKNLSVPDIVQTLHLGLKTACVSVKGKSGEGRIYFENGRIRHSELGNLSGEAAFYEMLRWQEGPFVIAHGQTTKLRTIEMDEMQLMMEGLRRLDEEKKEEPAG
- the eno gene encoding phosphopyruvate hydratase, with amino-acid sequence MTMIIDVHGRQVLDSRGNPTVEVEVLLESGAEGRAIVPSGASTGTREAVELRDGDPKRYMGKSVEKAVRNVNQVIAPKVLGFDAVDQALVDRTLIDLDGTENKGKLGANAILGVSMAVARAAADACGLPLYRYLGGVGGCTLPVPMMNILNGGSHADNNVDIQEFMAMPVGAKSFSGALRMGAETFHNLKKVLKGRGLNTNVGDEGGFAPLLRSNAEAIEVILEAVTKAGYSPGKDICIALDAAASEFGEKGKYVFRKSDGSKRDAAQMVRFYEDLCRQYPIISIEDGFSEDDWAGWKMFTDAMGKKIQIVGDDVFVTNPKILRKGIEKGVANSILIKLNQVGTVTETVEAIETAKRAGWTAVVSHRSGETEDTTIADLVVGLSTGQIKTGSASRTDRVAKYNQLLRIEEELGPVARFDGRGVFYNI
- a CDS encoding universal stress protein — protein: MFSKILLPSDFSECSAEAARAARRLAEHFGSRLTVLHVLDEPAAFDPMFRGEVPVELLRGRMEQYAREGMERFVDTHFRGIPDVATLTASGVPYREIIKTARETGAGLIVIGTHGRTGVEHVIFGSTAEKVIRMAPCPVLSVRQGDREFVHP
- a CDS encoding HU family DNA-binding protein; the protein is MTKAELVEAVRADAGIGKGQAEAAVEAFLGAVTKSLKKGEKLTLTGFGTFSVSNRKARTGRNPQTGETIKIKAAKVPKFSAGKALKEAVGGKKK
- a CDS encoding PilZ domain-containing protein, translated to MTMFRKDRRKRERYNPVATVVFTVRSGKDPSKVSSPVTGTVRDFSPSGMSVITPRIAPDGIHIMYDTLMTFRNRVDATILPEGRPPIRVQGIVAWFRGADTPPGFYIFGMQFDQEAPAIEELRLSGRAGHEPTTDR
- the tig gene encoding trigger factor, coding for MKTSVDVVSGVERKINVEIPADEVSRRVEEEFVELRKVVPLKGFRKGKAPLDMVKRLFRESVEAEVSERLMKEALADVVKEKELKVLSMGGVDGAKLVPGRDFVFSATVEVIPEVTAASYKGIPVTREKVEISEGDVDAAVERLRESLAQFHAIEGRGAAEGDLAEFSFTATSGGVRVDGNESASVVLSGGVPFGADFERAMLGVVPGDSRSFEVAYPAEHSNPKLAGKKVVFDVRVAGVKEKRLPALDEEFAKNFGDVSGLDDLKNRMRDRLRAEAEERSRQRAEEDLRKGLVERNAFDVPATLVKRQTMAMMQDTFQRLASQGLDLKKMNLDVDKMSERFAPNAERMVRVSLLIDAIAKAEGMDVPFSEIDAEMKAMAEGGGMEYEKVRELYGSEERLDSLRDRLLERKVMAFLLSNADSKEVAPE